One part of the Nostoc sp. PCC 7120 = FACHB-418 genome encodes these proteins:
- the trpE gene encoding anthranilate synthase component I encodes MIFPNFSEFSQLALQGNFVPVYQEWVADLDTPVSAWYKVCAGEPYSFLLESVEGGEKIGRYSLLGCDPLWVLEARGETTTQTNRDGSQVVFTGDPFTALADCLAPYKPVKLPQLPPGIGGLFGFWGYELIRWIEPRVPVHPQDERNIPDGLWMQVDHLLIFDQVKRKIWAIAYADLRDPNVDLKAAYQQACDRVTQMVSKLSLPLSPQKTILEWTPPGSQKVGEIQEYTSNFTRPEFCASVQKAKEYIKAGDIFQVVISQRLSTQYTGDPFSLYRSLRQINPSPYMAYFNFQDWQIIGSSPEVMVKAELDADGEAIATVRPIAGTRPRGKTTKEDAELAADLLQDPKEIAEHVMLVDLGRNDLGRVCASGTVKVDELMVVERYSHVMHIVSNVVGKLAANKNAWDLLKACFPAGTVSGAPKIRAMEIINELEPSRRGVYSGVYGYYDFEGQLNSAIAIRTMVVRDQTVTVQAGAGLVADSEPEKEYEETLNKARGLLLAIRCLR; translated from the coding sequence ATGATTTTCCCCAATTTCTCCGAATTTTCTCAGCTAGCTTTGCAAGGTAATTTTGTGCCGGTGTATCAGGAATGGGTGGCAGACCTAGATACACCTGTTTCCGCTTGGTACAAAGTTTGCGCTGGAGAGCCTTATAGCTTTTTGCTGGAATCGGTAGAAGGTGGGGAAAAGATTGGGCGTTATAGTTTACTGGGGTGTGATCCTTTATGGGTTTTGGAAGCTAGGGGTGAGACGACCACTCAGACAAACCGTGATGGCTCCCAAGTTGTATTTACAGGCGATCCATTTACAGCTCTAGCCGATTGCCTAGCACCGTATAAACCAGTCAAGTTACCCCAACTACCACCAGGAATTGGCGGTTTGTTTGGTTTTTGGGGTTATGAATTAATTCGCTGGATTGAACCGCGTGTACCAGTGCATCCCCAAGATGAGCGCAACATTCCTGATGGATTGTGGATGCAGGTAGACCATTTGTTAATATTTGACCAGGTAAAGCGGAAAATATGGGCGATCGCCTATGCTGATTTACGTGATCCAAATGTAGATTTAAAAGCGGCGTATCAGCAAGCGTGCGATCGCGTCACCCAAATGGTGAGCAAACTATCCTTGCCCCTATCGCCCCAAAAAACCATATTAGAATGGACACCCCCAGGCAGCCAAAAAGTGGGGGAAATACAAGAATATACCAGCAACTTCACTCGACCGGAATTTTGCGCCAGTGTCCAAAAAGCCAAAGAGTACATCAAAGCGGGTGATATCTTTCAAGTAGTTATTTCTCAACGCCTTTCTACCCAATACACCGGCGATCCCTTCTCCCTGTACCGTTCCCTGCGTCAGATAAATCCCTCGCCTTACATGGCGTACTTTAACTTCCAAGACTGGCAAATCATCGGTTCTAGTCCTGAAGTGATGGTGAAAGCGGAACTGGATGCAGATGGTGAAGCAATAGCCACAGTTCGTCCTATTGCCGGGACTCGTCCACGGGGTAAGACAACCAAAGAAGATGCAGAATTAGCCGCAGATTTACTCCAAGACCCCAAAGAAATCGCTGAACACGTCATGCTGGTGGATTTAGGACGCAACGATTTAGGCCGTGTTTGTGCCAGTGGGACTGTAAAAGTTGATGAATTAATGGTGGTGGAACGCTACTCTCATGTAATGCACATTGTGAGTAATGTTGTGGGGAAATTAGCCGCAAATAAAAACGCCTGGGATTTATTAAAAGCCTGTTTTCCCGCCGGCACAGTTAGCGGCGCACCGAAAATTAGGGCGATGGAAATTATTAATGAGTTAGAACCCAGCCGCCGGGGTGTGTATTCTGGGGTGTATGGATATTATGATTTTGAAGGACAATTAAATAGTGCGATCGCTATTCGGACGATGGTAGTCAGAGATCAAACCGTAACAGTGCAAGCTGGTGCGGGTTTGGTGGCTGATTCTGAGCCAGAGAAAGAATATGAGGAAACTTTAAATAAAGCTAGAGGACTTCTCTTGGCGATTCGCTGTTTACGGTAG
- a CDS encoding amylo-alpha-1,6-glucosidase has product MTPDTLTNPDKIFLDGKTFIPADQLPIPEWPCVVSERPQPTLTVKDDDLFLVTDTIGNISGCSLSEGNPSMGLFCCDTRFLNRLELQIDGRSPVLLSSTAEKGFALSVLCTNPRIDERMKADSVSIRRELVLNGALFEEIEVANYSTTTVAFELSISFDADFVDLFEVRGYNRDKRGKLLRLVEPIAEDGLVDGDGAAVHTQHFAHKEQSLTLAYQGLDGSVMESRIQFQHRQPDDFKGYTAIWRLELPSHSTQKLGYRVNMFTNNNSSSRVSAAVTLVQAKASEMMEEQNWVQKITNIRADKSIFNLVIERAEQDMYLLRQSFDKYKTVSAGVPWFSALFGRDSLITASQTLMLNPEIAKETLMLLAAYQGKHEDEWREEAPGKILHELRLGEMARCQEIPHTPYYGTVDATPLWLMLYSEYYSWTHDRETLEQLWPHALAAMDWIDRNMQPSGYLTYHRKSKRGLDNQGWKDSGDCIVDRKGDLANGSIALSEVQAYVYAAKTRLAEIARMKKRLDLFERWQEEARSLKERFNQDFWIEDQDFCALALDGAGKQVDSITSNPGHCLLLGIFTPERAYSVAERLRAPDMFNGWGIRTLSSLSPAYNPMGYHIGSVWPHDNSLIAMGLRSLGLIDQALEIFQGLLDMTSQQPYQRPPELFCGYERNGDRSPVQYPVACTPQAWATGSIFQLIQMIVNLVPDAPNNCLRIIDPALPESISRLSLHNLQVGTTVLDLEFERSGGTTACRVARKRGNLRVVIEA; this is encoded by the coding sequence ATGACACCGGATACTCTGACTAACCCGGATAAAATCTTCTTGGATGGCAAAACTTTTATCCCCGCCGATCAATTACCGATTCCCGAATGGCCTTGTGTGGTGAGCGAAAGACCACAACCAACGCTGACGGTTAAGGATGATGATTTATTTTTAGTTACAGACACAATTGGGAATATCTCTGGTTGTTCTCTAAGTGAGGGCAACCCTAGTATGGGTTTATTTTGTTGTGACACGCGATTTCTCAATCGGTTGGAGTTACAAATTGATGGGCGATCGCCTGTGCTGCTCAGTAGTACTGCGGAAAAAGGTTTTGCCCTGTCGGTTTTGTGTACTAATCCCAGAATCGACGAACGCATGAAGGCTGATAGCGTGAGTATTCGCCGGGAGTTGGTACTTAACGGTGCTTTATTTGAAGAAATCGAGGTGGCTAACTACAGCACAACGACTGTTGCCTTTGAACTCAGTATCAGTTTTGATGCCGATTTTGTGGATTTATTTGAAGTCCGGGGTTACAACAGAGACAAACGGGGTAAGCTTTTACGCCTAGTAGAACCAATTGCTGAGGATGGATTGGTTGATGGTGACGGTGCTGCTGTACACACCCAGCATTTTGCCCACAAAGAACAGTCTTTAACCCTAGCCTATCAAGGTCTAGATGGTTCGGTGATGGAATCTCGTATCCAATTCCAGCATCGCCAACCAGATGATTTTAAAGGTTACACAGCGATTTGGCGCTTAGAGTTGCCTTCTCACTCCACCCAAAAGCTCGGCTATCGGGTGAATATGTTCACCAATAACAACTCTAGTTCTAGGGTGAGTGCGGCTGTAACTTTAGTACAAGCCAAAGCATCCGAGATGATGGAAGAACAAAACTGGGTACAGAAAATTACTAATATTCGTGCCGATAAAAGTATCTTCAATCTGGTAATTGAACGCGCTGAACAGGATATGTATTTGTTACGCCAATCTTTTGACAAATACAAAACTGTTTCCGCCGGTGTACCTTGGTTTTCGGCTTTGTTTGGGCGAGATTCCTTGATCACAGCTTCCCAAACCTTGATGCTTAACCCCGAAATCGCCAAGGAAACCTTGATGTTGCTGGCAGCTTACCAAGGCAAACATGAGGATGAGTGGCGGGAAGAAGCACCGGGAAAAATTCTACACGAGTTACGTTTGGGAGAAATGGCCAGATGTCAGGAAATTCCCCATACACCATACTACGGTACAGTTGATGCCACTCCCCTGTGGTTGATGTTGTATTCTGAATACTATTCTTGGACTCATGACCGAGAAACTTTAGAGCAACTATGGCCTCATGCCCTAGCTGCAATGGATTGGATTGACCGGAATATGCAGCCAAGCGGTTATCTTACCTACCATCGCAAATCTAAACGTGGTCTAGATAACCAAGGCTGGAAAGATTCTGGTGATTGCATCGTAGACCGTAAGGGCGATTTAGCTAACGGTTCCATAGCCTTGAGTGAGGTACAAGCTTACGTTTACGCCGCCAAAACTCGTCTAGCAGAAATCGCTAGGATGAAGAAGCGCCTAGACTTATTTGAACGGTGGCAAGAAGAAGCCAGAAGCTTGAAGGAGCGTTTTAACCAAGATTTTTGGATCGAAGACCAAGATTTCTGCGCTTTGGCTTTAGATGGTGCAGGTAAGCAGGTAGACAGTATTACATCTAATCCTGGTCATTGCCTACTTTTGGGGATTTTTACACCAGAGAGAGCCTACAGCGTGGCAGAACGTTTACGCGCCCCAGATATGTTTAACGGTTGGGGGATTCGCACCTTAAGTAGTTTGTCACCTGCTTACAATCCGATGGGCTATCACATTGGTTCGGTGTGGCCTCATGATAATTCTTTGATTGCTATGGGATTGCGATCGCTCGGTTTAATTGACCAAGCTTTAGAAATCTTCCAAGGTTTGTTGGATATGACGAGCCAACAACCTTACCAGCGTCCCCCAGAATTATTTTGCGGTTATGAGCGTAACGGCGATCGCTCTCCTGTACAATATCCTGTTGCTTGTACACCCCAAGCCTGGGCTACTGGTAGTATTTTTCAATTAATTCAAATGATTGTCAATCTCGTACCTGACGCGCCTAATAACTGCTTACGCATTATCGACCCGGCTTTACCAGAGTCAATTAGTAGATTGTCATTGCACAATCTCCAAGTTGGTACTACAGTCTTGGATCTAGAATTCGAGCGTTCCGGTGGTACTACTGCTTGTCGAGTCGCCAGAAAACGCGGCAATCTACGGGTAGTAATTGAGGCTTAA
- the thrS gene encoding threonine--tRNA ligase yields the protein MVQQLMSPNQDPNNQPEQPEKIYLPRTSESETLKKIRHTASHVMAMAVQKLFPKAQVTIGPWIENGFYYDFDSPEPFTDKDLKAIQKEMVKIINRKLPVVREEVSREEAERRIQEIKEPYKLEILADIKSEPITIYHLGNEWWDLCAGPHVENTKDLNPKAIELESVAGAYWRGDETKAQLQRIYATAWETPEQLAEYKRRKEEALRRDHRKLGKELGLFIFSEQVGPGLPLWTPKGTLLRSTLEQFLQQEQLKRGYLPVVTPHIARVDLFKTSGHWQKYKEDMFPLMAEDEAAAAIEQGFVLKPMNCPFHIQIYKSELRSYRELPMRLAEFGTVYRYEQSGELGGLTRVRGFTVDDSHLFVTPEQLDNEFLNVVDLILSVFKSLQLKNFKARLSFRDPASDKYIGSDEVWNKAEGAIRRAVEQLGMEHFEGIGEAAFYGPKLDFIFSDALEREWQLGTVQVDYNLPERFDLEYVAEDGTRKRPVMIHRAPFGSLERLIGILIEEYAGDFPLWLAPVQARLLPVGEAQLDFTKDVVAKLRSLGIRAEVDTSGDRLGKLIRNAEKDKIPVMAVVGAKEVETNSLSIRTRASGELGAIPVDEVVQKMKDAIANYENF from the coding sequence ATGGTTCAGCAGCTAATGTCGCCTAATCAAGACCCCAACAACCAGCCAGAACAACCAGAAAAAATCTATTTACCGCGTACCAGCGAATCAGAAACATTGAAAAAGATTCGCCATACGGCTTCCCATGTAATGGCAATGGCAGTACAGAAGCTGTTCCCTAAGGCGCAAGTGACAATTGGCCCCTGGATTGAGAATGGGTTTTATTACGACTTTGATAGTCCAGAGCCGTTTACTGATAAGGATCTCAAAGCCATTCAAAAAGAGATGGTGAAGATTATTAATCGTAAATTGCCAGTGGTGCGGGAAGAAGTGAGCCGAGAAGAAGCGGAACGGCGCATTCAGGAAATCAAGGAACCTTATAAATTAGAAATTCTGGCAGATATTAAATCAGAACCGATCACAATTTACCACCTGGGAAATGAATGGTGGGATTTGTGCGCCGGGCCTCATGTGGAAAATACCAAAGATTTAAATCCCAAAGCAATTGAATTAGAAAGTGTGGCGGGTGCTTATTGGCGGGGAGATGAAACCAAAGCCCAATTACAACGAATCTATGCTACGGCTTGGGAAACCCCAGAACAACTAGCCGAATACAAGCGCCGCAAAGAAGAAGCCCTACGCCGTGACCACCGTAAACTGGGTAAAGAACTAGGATTATTTATCTTTTCGGAACAAGTGGGGCCTGGTTTACCTTTGTGGACACCAAAAGGCACTTTGTTACGCAGCACCTTAGAACAATTTCTCCAGCAGGAACAGCTCAAGCGTGGTTATTTGCCTGTAGTTACCCCCCACATTGCCAGAGTAGATTTATTTAAGACTTCAGGACACTGGCAAAAATATAAGGAAGATATGTTTCCCCTGATGGCTGAGGATGAAGCAGCCGCAGCAATTGAGCAAGGCTTTGTCCTCAAGCCAATGAATTGCCCCTTCCACATCCAAATATATAAGAGTGAATTGCGTTCTTATCGGGAACTACCAATGCGCTTGGCTGAGTTTGGGACTGTTTACCGTTACGAACAGTCAGGGGAATTAGGTGGTTTAACCAGAGTGCGCGGTTTTACTGTTGATGATTCTCACTTATTCGTGACCCCAGAACAGTTAGACAACGAATTCCTGAATGTAGTGGATTTGATTTTGTCAGTGTTCAAAAGTCTGCAATTGAAAAACTTTAAAGCTAGACTCAGTTTCCGTGACCCAGCTAGCGATAAGTACATCGGTTCTGATGAAGTTTGGAACAAAGCCGAAGGTGCAATCCGTCGTGCGGTGGAACAGTTGGGGATGGAACACTTTGAAGGGATTGGGGAAGCGGCATTTTATGGCCCGAAGTTAGACTTTATTTTCAGCGATGCTTTAGAAAGAGAGTGGCAATTAGGAACTGTACAGGTAGATTACAACTTACCAGAACGGTTTGATTTGGAATACGTAGCGGAAGATGGAACTCGCAAACGTCCCGTGATGATTCACCGTGCGCCTTTCGGTTCCTTAGAACGGTTGATTGGGATTTTAATTGAAGAGTATGCGGGAGATTTCCCTCTATGGTTAGCACCGGTGCAAGCTAGATTGCTACCTGTAGGAGAAGCCCAGCTAGACTTTACCAAAGATGTAGTAGCAAAATTGCGATCGCTTGGTATTCGTGCTGAAGTTGATACCAGTGGCGATCGCTTAGGTAAACTCATCCGCAATGCAGAGAAAGATAAAATACCAGTGATGGCCGTAGTAGGAGCCAAGGAAGTAGAAACCAACTCCTTAAGTATCCGTACCCGCGCTTCTGGAGAGTTGGGAGCTATACCTGTGGATGAAGTGGTGCAGAAGATGAAGGATGCGATCGCTAACTACGAAAACTTCTAG
- a CDS encoding DICT sensory domain-containing protein, giving the protein MSISTSVLSDLLQSLPYLRPQLYFKASLTALSHAMEDQVLAATLDQPLVIASFQRERFYRQEAHRYQRLAQRSSQIYVLSAPETDFANSSEYYEKVAFEPDDALSQEWHLVVVADNYATCLVCRESLGSIAKNRQIPEFSPGLDMDAGRRFEGIWTSERGVSIKAAQLLLDRILVYRPDLAKKVTKACQRFGIGETKIYSNASSFVTEYACDIDTDPFVQRLVTYLQASQYKLHKAYRSIAAQARKERLVNSISTAIRRSLDPHQVLQIAAQELGQHLGASRCLIYRAQASDAQAVIEHEFLTPGTVSISGQTRELKNNSLFKEVVDHGEGVCVTDTLNDFRITNSPTLSLIAKKLAIRSWLIEPVVFQGRLLGIVELHYCSLPPHQWQPGELDLVEAIATQIGAALIQAEAYANLEELNQQLEALDRTRSNLIAITGHELRTPLSTIQVCLESLATEPDMPVELQQVMLNTALSDSERMRKLVQDFLTLSNLESGRVEWHPESLTLQECIDLALSRLRIRPGVEKPPAIKTQIDGNLPLVRADGDWLVEVLAKLVDNACKFTPTQGEIKISATHNGSQMVEVTVADTGRGIEPNRLEIVFDRFYQEEGALRRTAGGTGLGLAICRQIVNGWGGAIWAASTGKDQGSQFHFTIPVAQNSQEESWSKVKSR; this is encoded by the coding sequence ATGAGCATTTCAACTTCCGTGCTGAGTGATCTGCTACAGTCCCTACCTTACCTGCGGCCTCAGCTATATTTCAAAGCTTCATTGACGGCCCTTTCCCACGCGATGGAAGATCAGGTGTTGGCTGCGACTTTAGACCAGCCTTTAGTAATTGCTAGCTTTCAAAGAGAGAGATTCTATCGCCAAGAAGCTCATCGCTATCAGCGATTGGCACAACGTAGTAGTCAAATATACGTTCTATCTGCACCGGAAACTGATTTTGCCAATAGCTCGGAATACTACGAAAAGGTAGCATTTGAGCCTGATGATGCTTTGAGTCAAGAGTGGCATTTGGTCGTAGTAGCTGACAATTATGCTACTTGCTTGGTATGTAGAGAAAGCCTGGGTTCGATCGCCAAAAATCGACAAATACCAGAGTTTAGTCCTGGCCTTGATATGGATGCAGGGCGACGCTTTGAAGGTATTTGGACATCTGAACGGGGAGTAAGTATCAAAGCTGCCCAATTGCTACTAGATAGAATTTTGGTTTATCGACCAGACTTGGCAAAAAAAGTGACAAAAGCTTGTCAGCGATTCGGCATTGGTGAAACGAAAATTTACTCCAATGCTAGTAGTTTTGTAACTGAATATGCTTGTGATATTGATACTGATCCCTTTGTGCAGCGCTTAGTTACCTACCTGCAAGCTAGTCAGTATAAATTACATAAAGCTTACCGTTCAATTGCGGCTCAAGCACGAAAAGAACGTTTAGTCAACTCAATTAGTACAGCAATTCGGCGATCGCTTGATCCGCACCAAGTATTACAAATTGCTGCTCAAGAACTAGGACAACATTTAGGAGCTAGTCGTTGTCTAATTTATCGCGCCCAAGCCAGTGATGCCCAGGCGGTGATCGAACATGAATTTTTAACTCCTGGTACGGTCTCCATTAGCGGTCAAACCAGGGAATTAAAGAACAATTCCCTGTTTAAAGAAGTGGTAGATCATGGCGAAGGTGTTTGTGTCACCGATACCTTAAATGACTTTCGGATTACAAATTCTCCCACATTGTCCTTGATTGCCAAAAAACTGGCGATTCGTTCGTGGTTAATCGAACCAGTTGTATTTCAAGGGAGATTATTAGGTATTGTAGAACTGCATTATTGCTCCCTTCCGCCCCACCAATGGCAGCCAGGAGAATTGGACTTAGTAGAAGCGATCGCCACCCAAATTGGAGCCGCCTTAATTCAAGCAGAAGCTTACGCCAACCTAGAAGAACTCAACCAGCAATTAGAAGCTCTAGACCGTACCCGCAGCAACCTGATAGCTATCACTGGGCATGAACTCCGCACACCTTTATCAACAATTCAAGTGTGCTTAGAAAGTTTGGCTACCGAACCCGATATGCCCGTGGAATTGCAACAGGTAATGCTAAATACTGCTTTGTCAGACTCGGAACGGATGCGAAAACTAGTGCAGGATTTCTTGACTCTTTCTAATTTAGAAAGCGGTCGAGTGGAATGGCATCCAGAATCCTTAACCCTACAAGAATGTATTGATTTAGCCCTTAGTCGTCTCCGCATCCGTCCTGGAGTAGAGAAACCGCCAGCGATTAAAACCCAAATAGACGGAAACTTACCCTTAGTCAGAGCAGACGGTGATTGGCTAGTAGAAGTGTTGGCAAAACTCGTAGACAACGCTTGTAAATTCACACCAACACAAGGGGAGATCAAGATTAGTGCCACTCACAATGGTAGTCAAATGGTAGAAGTCACCGTAGCCGATACGGGACGGGGTATAGAGCCAAATCGTTTAGAAATAGTTTTTGACCGTTTCTACCAAGAAGAAGGGGCATTACGCCGCACAGCAGGCGGTACAGGGCTAGGTTTAGCAATTTGCCGCCAAATCGTCAACGGTTGGGGCGGTGCAATTTGGGCAGCTTCCACAGGTAAAGACCAAGGTAGCCAATTTCATTTCACCATTCCCGTCGCTCAAAATAGTCAAGAGGAAAGTTGGTCAAAAGTTAAAAGTCGGTAG
- a CDS encoding photosystem I reaction center subunit II PsaD: protein MAETLSGKTPLFAGSTGGLLTKAVEEEKYAITWTSPKAQVFELPTGGAATMHEGENLLYIARKEYGIALGGQLRKFKITNYKIYRILPSGETTFIHPADGVFPEKVNAGREKVRFNARSIGENPNPSQVKFSGKATYDA from the coding sequence ATGGCAGAAACACTTTCTGGTAAAACTCCCCTATTTGCTGGCAGCACCGGCGGCTTGCTCACAAAAGCAGTAGAAGAAGAAAAGTATGCTATCACCTGGACTAGCCCCAAGGCGCAAGTTTTTGAATTGCCCACAGGTGGTGCAGCTACTATGCACGAAGGTGAAAACCTCCTGTACATCGCTCGGAAGGAATATGGTATCGCGCTAGGCGGTCAACTCCGGAAATTCAAGATCACAAATTACAAAATTTACCGGATTTTACCAAGCGGCGAAACCACTTTTATCCACCCAGCTGATGGCGTATTCCCAGAAAAAGTCAACGCAGGTCGTGAGAAAGTCCGCTTTAACGCCCGCAGCATTGGGGAAAATCCCAATCCTTCACAAGTGAAGTTCTCTGGTAAAGCTACCTACGATGCTTAG
- a CDS encoding type II toxin-antitoxin system PemK/MazF family toxin has product MNPKPGEVWLVDLGLAAKARPVVIVSRYDLTPPRALVIYIPITTQNRGSAYEVELPVLSFLRQGSVANVQGLGSIPSVRLERKLGELSKETMLEIKQALMFTLDLVVDTQDDGAFNTDEIG; this is encoded by the coding sequence ATGAACCCGAAACCCGGTGAAGTATGGCTAGTTGATTTAGGACTTGCAGCTAAAGCACGCCCTGTCGTTATTGTGTCTCGCTATGATTTGACTCCGCCACGCGCTTTGGTTATCTATATACCTATAACGACACAAAATAGAGGTAGTGCATACGAGGTTGAACTTCCTGTTCTATCGTTTTTACGGCAAGGTTCTGTTGCCAATGTGCAAGGACTAGGTTCCATCCCATCTGTAAGGCTGGAGCGCAAATTGGGTGAACTTTCAAAGGAAACAATGCTCGAAATTAAACAAGCTTTGATGTTTACTTTGGATTTAGTGGTTGACACGCAGGATGATGGAGCATTCAATACAGACGAAATAGGTTAG
- a CDS encoding ATP-binding protein has protein sequence MPSLKLSLTGLQIIKQARSEKGWTIDNPCWLEQASQILEPGRNWENAEVFAAGVSLATWKRFLKGDAIDASVFKAFCQVLGLNWQDLVERPSNSFIIETTQIPNIPLFFGRRYELTTLSQAIEQGTRLIAITGIGGMGKTALATKLVESRSSHFSQTLWFSFHHNPPAKDKVPTLVPHNLMVFDGWDSILGGKRGGQYRPEYEPYADFLRTVVQTTHNSCVIITSREQPEGLNILSAGGAVIFPLGGLMEGAIELLQHHQLTFDAQQWITLVNQYGGNPLFLNMAANFIHELFAGDVGEFLASGTLVAGEFAPLVTQWLKQISTLEQILIKSLATKVQGLTRQEILLQLASDAANGDILAALLSLKRRGLIETMKDSELERFYLQPVILKCVQRLF, from the coding sequence ATGCCTAGCCTCAAACTCTCGCTGACTGGATTGCAAATCATCAAACAAGCTCGAAGCGAAAAAGGTTGGACAATTGATAATCCATGTTGGTTAGAACAAGCAAGCCAAATTCTTGAGCCTGGGCGTAACTGGGAAAATGCGGAAGTTTTTGCAGCCGGAGTATCTTTAGCCACCTGGAAACGCTTCCTCAAAGGTGATGCAATTGATGCGTCGGTATTTAAAGCTTTTTGTCAGGTTTTGGGATTGAATTGGCAAGACTTAGTGGAACGTCCCTCCAACTCATTCATCATTGAGACAACCCAAATCCCCAATATTCCCTTATTTTTTGGACGACGTTATGAACTGACAACACTCAGCCAAGCAATTGAACAAGGAACACGCCTAATTGCTATTACAGGGATTGGGGGTATGGGGAAAACGGCTTTAGCCACAAAGTTAGTAGAAAGCAGGTCATCTCATTTTTCTCAAACTCTATGGTTTTCGTTTCACCACAACCCACCTGCTAAGGATAAAGTACCAACTTTGGTACCGCACAACCTAATGGTTTTTGATGGTTGGGATAGCATTTTAGGGGGTAAACGTGGGGGACAGTATCGCCCAGAATATGAACCATACGCCGACTTTCTCCGCACTGTAGTACAGACTACTCATAATAGTTGTGTGATTATCACTAGCCGAGAACAACCAGAGGGGTTAAATATTTTAAGTGCTGGAGGCGCAGTTATTTTCCCCCTTGGTGGACTGATGGAAGGTGCAATTGAACTGTTGCAACATCATCAACTGACTTTTGATGCTCAACAGTGGATTACTCTAGTTAATCAATATGGTGGTAATCCCTTGTTTCTGAATATGGCGGCTAATTTCATTCATGAATTATTTGCTGGGGATGTGGGAGAGTTTTTAGCCTCTGGAACCTTAGTGGCTGGAGAATTTGCCCCCCTAGTAACGCAATGGCTGAAGCAGATTTCTACTTTAGAACAAATCCTGATCAAGTCTTTGGCGACAAAGGTGCAAGGATTGACTCGCCAAGAGATCCTATTGCAATTAGCTAGTGATGCTGCCAATGGGGATATTTTAGCAGCGCTCTTATCCTTAAAGCGGAGGGGGTTGATAGAAACGATGAAAGATAGTGAACTAGAACGCTTTTATTTACAGCCAGTCATTCTCAAGTGCGTGCAGCGTTTATTTTAA
- a CDS encoding DUF2605 domain-containing protein produces MSDSNLSGTDLLKTVLEPLLDDFQYWFTRSRKFLETERLSFMDEQAQLDLLLRVKQAQEELNTAKMLFNATEGQVGIDMATMTPWHQLVTECWNVAARFRSQQAT; encoded by the coding sequence ATGTCAGACTCGAACTTATCGGGAACTGATCTGCTAAAGACAGTACTAGAACCGTTGTTAGACGATTTCCAGTATTGGTTTACGCGATCGCGTAAATTTTTGGAAACAGAACGGCTCTCATTTATGGATGAACAAGCGCAATTAGACTTACTGTTGCGAGTTAAGCAAGCCCAAGAAGAACTCAACACAGCAAAAATGCTGTTTAACGCGACTGAGGGACAAGTTGGAATTGATATGGCAACGATGACACCTTGGCATCAATTAGTAACTGAATGTTGGAATGTGGCAGCACGCTTTCGTTCTCAGCAAGCAACCTAA
- a CDS encoding DUF2973 domain-containing protein: MLHLLYILAFTILAVIAVANLIRNLIMFSFDRDGSRSGVGGNYSTRNSQLSNQGGYGYLSSNRRVAPHPELLDSAGKFIKEPLLVMRSINVEDARQQLDALYESSPGHKSENSEEA, translated from the coding sequence ATGTTACACCTGCTTTACATTCTAGCTTTTACAATTCTTGCTGTTATAGCTGTTGCAAATTTAATTCGCAACTTAATCATGTTTAGTTTTGATCGGGATGGGTCACGCTCTGGCGTGGGTGGGAATTACTCAACCAGAAACTCACAACTCTCAAATCAGGGAGGCTACGGTTATTTATCGTCTAACAGACGGGTAGCTCCACACCCAGAATTATTAGATAGTGCAGGTAAATTTATCAAAGAACCTCTGTTGGTCATGCGTTCAATTAATGTGGAAGATGCGCGTCAACAATTGGATGCACTTTATGAATCTTCCCCAGGACATAAGAGCGAGAACTCAGAGGAAGCATAA